The proteins below are encoded in one region of Caldisericota bacterium:
- a CDS encoding chromate transporter, with the protein MNKKINALKLFGIFFYIGLFTLGGGYAMIPIMKQKLAAKNRYISEDDFIEVLAVSQITPGPIAINMATFIGYKELGILGSIIATLGVILPSLIIILLLSIYFTGITSNTTVLKFFSGILTGIVAEIVYVTIDITKKIKIDFFNLSILTLSLVEIFIIKLNPIYVILVGGGLGILFKTREFKNVSS; encoded by the coding sequence ATGAACAAAAAAATAAATGCATTAAAACTGTTTGGCATCTTTTTTTACATTGGTCTGTTTACACTCGGTGGCGGCTATGCAATGATACCCATTATGAAACAAAAACTTGCAGCAAAAAACAGATATATCAGCGAAGATGATTTTATTGAAGTGCTCGCAGTATCGCAGATAACCCCGGGCCCTATAGCAATTAATATGGCAACATTTATCGGATATAAGGAGTTGGGTATATTGGGCTCAATAATAGCAACCCTGGGAGTGATTCTCCCTTCTCTTATAATTATTCTGCTCCTTTCAATATATTTTACAGGAATAACTAGTAACACCACTGTACTTAAATTCTTTTCAGGAATTTTAACAGGAATTGTAGCGGAAATTGTATACGTCACAATTGATATCACAAAAAAAATAAAGATAGATTTTTTTAACCTATCAATACTTACTCTCTCCTTAGTAGAAATTTTTATAATAAAATTGAATCCAATATATGTAATCCTTGTAGGTGGTGGCTTAGGGATTTTATTTAAAACAAGGGAATTTAAAAATGTTTCTTCTTAA
- a CDS encoding chromate transporter gives MFLLKVYLEFFKIGAFTFGGGQAMIPILQRELVTNLHWITIKDFLNFVSVAEITPGPISINIATFIGYRVHGVLGAIISTAGVASPSFILILLIATAMKKLQTHPVYRAFMAGIKPVIIALLISTAYIIASRGFHNNMLPYVFSIIAFIVLIKFRLNASLLLLIMGATGIFLL, from the coding sequence ATGTTTCTTCTTAAAGTATATCTGGAATTCTTTAAAATTGGCGCATTTACATTTGGTGGAGGACAAGCAATGATTCCCATCCTGCAAAGAGAACTTGTAACAAATCTTCACTGGATTACAATAAAAGATTTTTTGAATTTTGTTTCCGTTGCAGAAATTACTCCAGGCCCTATATCGATCAACATTGCAACGTTTATAGGATACAGAGTCCACGGGGTGTTAGGCGCCATTATCAGCACAGCAGGCGTTGCTTCTCCTTCGTTTATACTTATTCTGCTTATTGCAACAGCAATGAAAAAATTGCAAACACATCCTGTGTATCGTGCTTTTATGGCAGGCATAAAACCCGTAATAATAGCTCTTTTGATAAGTACAGCATATATTATTGCAAGTCGCGGCTTCCATAACAACATGCTTCCATATGTCTTTTCGATAATTGCTTTTATTGTGCTTATTAAGTTTAGACTAAATGCATCTCTTCTTTTATTGATAATGGGTGCTACAGGAATTTTCCTATTGTAA
- a CDS encoding carbon starvation protein A: MAYVLFVIAIIWFLLMYKGYGGFIAKVFKLNDKNPTPAHTMEDGVDYVPTNRWVLWGHHYTSIAGTGPIVGPAIAVIWGWLPALLWITLGTVFAGAVHDFSALVISMRNEGHSIGEITGKIIGPRAKVLFFFVIFFELWIVIAIFALIMGLLFNMYPSAVFPIWMQIPISVMLSYMVFKKGKNLHTWSWLALALMYITIAIGVLIPITIPGAHALQIWIVIMMIYIYFASTLPVQTLLQPRDYINSHELLVAMGLVTLGGLIALFRAPTHLSFVAPVINLHPEGAPPMWPLLFVTIACGAISGFHSLVGSGTSSKQIDKETDSQLVGYGGMIAEGMLAMIVLLAVAAGLGARHANVSEGVAAWGKHYATWAAAAGLGAKIGAFVEGSVNMMSYVFGQSKYMVGLMTTIMGVFVVSFAGTSLDTATRAQRYVFQEWGKGLKWNWMKNKWIATFLAVFTAYLLTLASPGGKGALVLWPLFGTVNQLLAGLVLLAATVYLIRKKLPSVVTAIPMVFMVIMTAWAMVLNIKSFTASHNTLLLVIGVIVFILMVWLVIEAIIAISIAHTSKEEKEAKEEIG; the protein is encoded by the coding sequence ATGGCTTATGTATTGTTTGTTATCGCTATAATCTGGTTTTTACTTATGTATAAAGGTTATGGTGGTTTTATTGCAAAAGTCTTTAAACTGAACGACAAGAATCCCACACCTGCTCATACAATGGAAGACGGTGTGGATTATGTGCCGACAAACAGATGGGTTCTCTGGGGACACCATTATACTTCTATTGCAGGAACAGGCCCTATTGTTGGTCCTGCAATCGCAGTTATCTGGGGTTGGTTACCAGCGTTGCTTTGGATTACATTAGGAACGGTTTTTGCAGGTGCAGTTCATGATTTCTCGGCATTAGTTATATCGATGAGAAATGAAGGCCATTCAATTGGTGAAATTACAGGTAAAATTATTGGGCCTCGTGCAAAAGTACTATTCTTTTTTGTCATCTTCTTTGAATTGTGGATTGTTATTGCAATTTTTGCACTAATTATGGGACTTCTCTTCAATATGTATCCCTCTGCAGTGTTTCCTATATGGATGCAAATTCCTATTTCAGTAATGCTTTCATACATGGTATTTAAAAAAGGAAAGAACTTACATACCTGGTCTTGGTTGGCACTAGCTTTGATGTATATTACTATTGCAATAGGCGTACTTATCCCAATAACGATACCCGGTGCCCATGCTTTACAGATCTGGATTGTTATTATGATGATTTATATTTATTTTGCTTCTACTCTTCCAGTGCAAACACTACTTCAGCCGAGAGATTATATTAACTCACACGAGTTGCTTGTAGCAATGGGCCTTGTTACACTTGGTGGACTTATTGCACTGTTCCGCGCACCGACGCATCTTTCGTTTGTTGCACCTGTGATAAACTTACATCCGGAAGGTGCTCCACCAATGTGGCCCCTCCTATTTGTAACAATTGCTTGTGGTGCAATTTCAGGCTTTCACTCGCTTGTTGGCTCCGGAACATCTTCTAAACAGATAGATAAGGAAACAGATTCACAACTGGTAGGATATGGCGGAATGATCGCTGAAGGAATGCTTGCTATGATTGTTTTATTGGCAGTAGCAGCAGGTTTAGGTGCAAGACATGCGAATGTTTCTGAAGGTGTGGCTGCATGGGGTAAACACTATGCTACTTGGGCTGCAGCAGCAGGACTTGGTGCAAAGATAGGCGCTTTTGTTGAAGGTTCTGTTAATATGATGTCATATGTATTTGGGCAGAGTAAATATATGGTTGGACTTATGACAACCATTATGGGCGTATTTGTTGTAAGTTTTGCAGGCACTTCACTTGATACTGCAACACGTGCACAGAGGTACGTATTCCAGGAATGGGGCAAAGGCCTCAAATGGAATTGGATGAAGAATAAATGGATTGCCACGTTCTTAGCAGTTTTCACTGCATATCTTCTTACTCTTGCATCACCGGGTGGAAAAGGTGCATTGGTACTCTGGCCTTTGTTCGGCACAGTGAACCAGCTGCTTGCAGGGCTTGTGCTACTTGCTGCAACAGTATATCTTATAAGAAAGAAATTACCTTCTGTTGTCACTGCTATCCCGATGGTCTTTATGGTTATTATGACTGCCTGGGCAATGGTGTTGAATATTAAAAGCTTTACAGCATCGCATAATACTTTGTTGCTTGTTATCGGCGTTATAGTATTTATCTTGATGGTATGGCTTGTTATTGAGGCAATTATTGCTATAAGCATCGCACATACAAGTAAGGAAGAAAAAGAGGCAAAAGAAGAAATCGGATAA
- a CDS encoding LytTR family DNA-binding domain-containing protein: MVIRTIVVDDEKPAREEIKILLGHFKDFEVVDECDNAFNALNAILSKVPDVVFFDIDMPGFNGIQLAETLQNVKDAPLLVFITAYSGYAVKAFELNALDYIVKPIKEKRFVCMINRIRNKMKDKKKPSLDFIIGEIKNELFLLKPQDILYLYSKKEKIFAKTDEHDMRCKSLTLQLAEDKLKKDDFFRAHKGYLINMNKVKKIIPWFKGKYLIEMDNGDRIPLSSHREKEFREKIFRS; the protein is encoded by the coding sequence ATGGTTATTCGAACAATTGTCGTTGACGACGAAAAGCCCGCAAGGGAAGAAATAAAAATTCTTTTAGGGCACTTCAAAGATTTTGAGGTTGTTGACGAGTGTGATAATGCGTTTAATGCACTCAATGCAATATTATCGAAAGTTCCCGATGTTGTATTTTTTGATATTGATATGCCAGGATTTAACGGCATACAGCTTGCAGAGACACTTCAAAATGTGAAAGATGCTCCTCTTCTTGTTTTTATTACAGCTTATTCTGGTTATGCAGTAAAAGCATTTGAACTAAATGCGCTTGATTACATCGTAAAACCAATCAAAGAAAAACGGTTTGTTTGTATGATAAATAGAATAAGGAATAAGATGAAAGATAAGAAAAAACCTTCTTTAGATTTTATTATTGGGGAAATAAAAAATGAGCTTTTTCTTTTGAAACCTCAGGATATTCTTTATCTTTATTCGAAAAAAGAAAAGATTTTTGCAAAGACAGATGAACATGATATGCGTTGCAAGAGTCTTACACTTCAATTGGCAGAAGATAAACTTAAAAAAGATGATTTTTTTAGAGCGCATAAGGGTTATTTAATTAATATGAATAAGGTTAAGAAAATTATTCCATGGTTTAAAGGTAAATACCTTATCGAAATGGATAACGGTGATAGAATTCCTCTATCATCTCACAGGGAAAAGGAATTTCGAGAAAAAATTTTCCGCAGTTAA